A genomic stretch from Chitinophagaceae bacterium includes:
- a CDS encoding redoxin domain-containing protein codes for MKKYVLFLSLCIAAAPVLALSTVDSIPAHLQNLLLPDFKILLPDGKTNFYTDNLSKNKHTIIINFSPECEHCQIQIEELIKHIDQFKGTQIVMATSLPFEKMKQFYDELQVAKYPNIIMGQDVLFFFSKYYKNHYLPGIAVYNKKRALLNFYDGGAKTEELIKLVTD; via the coding sequence ATGAAGAAATATGTCCTTTTTCTTTCGCTCTGTATTGCAGCTGCACCTGTTCTGGCCTTATCGACAGTTGATTCGATTCCTGCGCATCTGCAGAACCTGTTACTGCCCGATTTTAAAATACTTCTACCCGATGGTAAGACCAATTTTTATACAGACAATCTTTCAAAAAATAAGCATACGATTATTATCAATTTCAGTCCCGAATGTGAGCATTGCCAAATTCAGATAGAAGAGCTGATTAAACATATTGATCAGTTTAAAGGAACCCAGATTGTGATGGCAACTTCTCTTCCCTTTGAGAAGATGAAACAGTTTTATGATGAATTGCAGGTTGCAAAATATCCCAACATCATTATGGGCCAGGATGTGTTGTTTTTCTTTTCAAAGTATTACAAGAACCATTACTTACCTGGAATAGCTGTTTATAATAAAAAAAGAGCTCTTCTTAATTTTTACGACGGTGGCGCAAAAACAGAAGAGCTGATTAAACTGGTAACTGATTAG